The segment TTTGTCTtccattcaaaaaaaaaaaaaaaaaaatatcaatgtCTCAGCGGACTTATTCTCTCGAGATAAGAAAATTTATGTGCCTTTCAACTTTTACCAATATGTACTTTCACTTTTCTCGTCTCATACTAAGACGAATATTTGTAcgattatattttctatcatCTTCAGTGTACTTAGACAAGTAAACTAGCTCTCTATTAATCATATCTCTTCATAGATTTTGGAGGTTGAATTCATCATCACAATGTACTATTAAAGGGAGTCAAATATGTTCGTACCCAACAAAATATCTATAATTTGACCTCGAAACCCAAAATTTGGGGACCCTTTACTATAGtattggaacaaaaaaaaagagaacaatattctAATGCTTTGGACCAACATAGCAAATCCATGTTATGTCACCTAGTTTGATTTAAATCCACTACACATGCAAGATTCCatttcaaaagagaaaaaaaaaagggtgagGAATccatatgaatgaaaatatttcaCATGGTATGCACATGAGAAGCTATAACCATTTAGAACATaaaaatcaaccaaaagaaaatgacaccaattttcttctttctttatgtTAATTGGGAAATGCCCAAAAGTATGAGATAGAAAAATCATTGCCCCTACCCAATTTCCTCTAACTTTTGTGCCAAAATGAACCAATCTCATTGTCCCTATAAAAGGACATAATCTATTTGGCCCCCTTCATCAAATCAACCACATGCTATCTATCTTGTTGATTTTTGTGATAAAATTTGTCACATTATATTCTTAGTGGgagaaaaggaacaaaaaaaaaaaagtgggatTCTCGGAGCGTAagttgttaaaatattttcaaaactcgAACTTTTGATTCTCTTTATCAGTTGCAGGCTCAAATCACCTCTGATCGTTCACGATTTCACAATTTTCATGATGCAAAATTACTcgacaacaaaaaaaagtgtttgtACTAATTCTATCGAGGAtggatatttaaaattttggtgaagattataatatgttttttaaaaaactattctctaaaaaaagaataagaaatggAGTGAAATATTCTCCTCCATATTATTGTAGATACCAGAAGTGCCCCACCTCATTGCACCCACTACCCTCAGCTCctctttatatttattcaatCATAGACACAGCAAGACATTTAGCAGAACAAAAAACTTTACACACATTACAGCAAACCCACCAAAGAAAAACTGAAAGGATTCCTTCTTCAATGGTGGAAGAAGAAAGCTCCTCCATGATGCCAAAGCTCATCACTTTCCTCTCTTCTGTGCTTCAAAGAGTGGCCGAGTCGAACGACGATCTCGTGGACGATGACTCGGCCATCGAAACGCAGAAGAACTCGGCGTTCCATGGCTTGACTCGCCCATCTATCTCTCTTCATACCTACCTTGAAAGGATCTTCAAGTATGCCAATTGTAGCAACTCTTGCTTCATTGTTGCTTATGTTTATCTTGATCGCTTTGCTCAAAGGCAGCCATTGTTGCCTATCAACTCCTTTAATGTTCATCGTTTGCTCATTACAAGTGTTCTTGTTGCTGCCAAGTTCATGGATGATCTgtaagtttaattttcttctctcttttccccctttttttgtaatatacaGTAATAATTGAGTTTTAGGACCTCCATTCGTTGTGTTACGAGTATCTGTATGCATCTCGACTAATTTCATAACACAAGAACCTCTGAAACTCCGCATTCACTGTAATTGAATCTAAATTTTTAGAGGGTATACCaaaatgtgagattccacattggttggaaagaggaacgaagcatttcttataagggtgtggaaacctctccctagtagacgcgctTGAAAATCGTGAAGTTAATGACGATTCATAATGGGaaaaagtggataatatttgctagcggtgggcttggacggttataaatggtatcagagctagtcaccaGGCAGTGTACCAACAAGAACGTTGGGTCCCCaagaagggagtggattgtgagattccacattgattggagatgggaacaaaacatttcttataagggtgtggaaacctctccctagtaaatgcGTTTGAAAACCATGAGtttgatggcgatacgtaacaagctaaagtggacaatatatgctagtagTAGGCaagggctgttacaaatggtatcagagccagtcatcaagcagtgtgccaacgaggacgttgagtCCCCaagagggggtggattgtgagattccacattgcttagagagaggaacgaaacattccttattcGGGCggagaaacctctccctagtagacgcattttaaaaccgtgaggctgattaCGATAcctaacgagccaaaacggacattatgatttgaaaagaaaattaagggttggtttttgttttcaggTGTTACAACAATGGTTTCTATGCAAGAGTTGGAGGGATCAGCACAAAAGAGATAAACTTTCTTGAAGTGGATTTCCTCtttggattagggtttcacTTGAATGTGACACCCAACACATTCCACACCTATTGCTCTTGTTTACACAAAGAGATGCTTCTACTAAAACCTCCCCTTAGTAACTCTCTATTAACTTCTTCAGAAACATCACTAAATAAAGCTTCCCATTTGAGctttgaagaagatgaagcttCCCATCATCAAAACCAACACCAAGTAGCTgcttaaacaaacaaacccactaattattttcaagttttagCTTAAAAATATCCCATCAAATTCATTTGGGTCTTCCCCAAATTACATTTCCTCAAACTTTTAGTATCGTTTCCTTAGTGGGTATTGTAAAACTCGATGATCGAGATGATAATGTATAGATATTGAAATCCAGGAAGAAGTTCGATTCGCTTTTCATCGCCGTTCATGTCTTTTTCACTTAGTTGTACTTAGGATTGATAATTTAGCTTAGCTAATCATTTTAACGATccttgtgagatcctacatcagttggagaagggaacgaaacaacCCTTTTAAGAgcgtggaaacttctccctaacatatatgttttaaaactgtaaggctaacaacaatacataacggacaaaagtagacaatatcaatTGACAATATCAttaagtattttatatttaatggagtttgaaataatatatatatatataaaatagagagagaatcTTTGATGGATATACCATGAAAGGCATccttaaagaaaacaacaaaacatgATTGATCCATTGAGTTTGGATCTTGTCTATTTGCCATTACTTCTATTATCATAGctcattaattatattttaaaaaaaacttatataaCACTCAATAATAAtgtatatagttttttttttcatagaaTTTAAGCTTGATTAatctatttaataattttatcatatcacaccatttttttcttaca is part of the Cucurbita pepo subsp. pepo cultivar mu-cu-16 chromosome LG12, ASM280686v2, whole genome shotgun sequence genome and harbors:
- the LOC111807412 gene encoding cyclin-U4-1-like: MVEEESSSMMPKLITFLSSVLQRVAESNDDLVDDDSAIETQKNSAFHGLTRPSISLHTYLERIFKYANCSNSCFIVAYVYLDRFAQRQPLLPINSFNVHRLLITSVLVAAKFMDDLCYNNGFYARVGGISTKEINFLEVDFLFGLGFHLNVTPNTFHTYCSCLHKEMLLLKPPLSNSLLTSSETSLNKASHLSFEEDEASHHQNQHQVAA